In Kitasatospora gansuensis, a genomic segment contains:
- a CDS encoding ATP-binding protein, which translates to MTTTTSAPARQVLPAEERYAAELAFLAAHDDGPRPPGWALTPSAVVTFVCGSADTLTLSPARRQDGALPAKLVIAPKFVGERALVERCVVTLAGERGLLLVGEPGTAKSMLSELLAAAVSGTSELTVQGTAGTTEDAFRYGWNYALLLAQGPTPQALVASPVLTAMRSGRVARIEEVTRCLPEVQDALVSILSDRRVSIPELAGTPDATAPAAPGFTVIATANLRDRGVSEMSAALKRRFNFETVHPIADAAAETELVRGQATAAVQRAGAAFGVDDAVLDALVTVFRDLRTGRSAEGWDVERPGTVMSTAEAVHVAASLGLARAYLAGGDALDLMPGHLLGAVRKDDPADHGRLLGYWDGPVRRRAEDGSALWRRLWDLRENLR; encoded by the coding sequence ATGACCACCACCACCTCCGCACCGGCCAGGCAGGTCCTGCCCGCCGAGGAGCGGTACGCCGCCGAACTCGCCTTCCTGGCCGCCCACGACGACGGCCCCCGCCCGCCCGGCTGGGCGCTCACCCCGAGCGCCGTCGTCACCTTCGTCTGCGGCAGCGCCGACACACTGACCCTGTCGCCGGCCCGCCGCCAGGACGGCGCGTTGCCCGCCAAGCTCGTCATCGCGCCCAAGTTCGTCGGCGAGCGAGCCCTGGTCGAGCGCTGCGTGGTCACGCTGGCCGGTGAGCGCGGCCTGCTGCTGGTCGGCGAGCCCGGCACCGCCAAGTCGATGCTCTCCGAACTGCTGGCCGCCGCCGTCAGCGGCACCAGCGAACTCACCGTGCAGGGCACCGCGGGCACCACCGAGGACGCCTTCCGGTACGGCTGGAACTACGCGCTGCTGCTCGCCCAGGGCCCGACCCCGCAGGCGCTGGTCGCCTCGCCGGTGCTCACCGCGATGCGCAGCGGCCGGGTGGCCCGGATCGAGGAGGTCACCCGCTGCCTGCCCGAGGTGCAGGACGCGCTGGTGTCGATCCTCTCCGACCGCCGGGTCAGCATCCCCGAGCTGGCCGGCACCCCGGACGCGACCGCGCCCGCCGCACCCGGCTTCACCGTCATCGCCACCGCGAACCTGCGCGACCGGGGCGTCTCGGAGATGTCCGCCGCGCTCAAGCGGCGGTTCAACTTCGAGACCGTCCACCCGATCGCCGACGCCGCCGCCGAGACCGAGCTGGTCCGCGGTCAGGCGACCGCCGCCGTCCAGCGGGCGGGCGCCGCGTTCGGGGTCGACGACGCCGTCCTGGACGCCCTGGTGACGGTCTTCCGCGACCTGCGCACGGGCCGCTCCGCCGAGGGCTGGGACGTCGAGCGGCCCGGCACGGTGATGTCCACCGCCGAGGCCGTGCACGTCGCCGCCTCGCTCGGGCTGGCCCGCGCCTACCTGGCCGGCGGCGACGCCCTCGACCTGATGCCGGGTCACCTGCTGGGCGCCGTCCGCAAGGACGACCCGGCCGACCACGGCCGCCTGCTCGGCTACTGGGACGGCCCGGTGCGGCGCCGCGCCGAGGACGGCTCCGCCCTGTGGCGCCGCCTCTGGGACCTGCGGGAGAACCTGCGGTGA